A single Cannabis sativa cultivar Pink pepper isolate KNU-18-1 chromosome 7, ASM2916894v1, whole genome shotgun sequence DNA region contains:
- the LOC115696292 gene encoding uncharacterized protein LOC115696292: MVSEEFRPQASVARPTTRSQDGTTPSTIDNPGAEVNSDPIPAPPPSAAHRRIPPARVQHQNSTPGFQENSAIVDDDSTQAPQSRLVVDDPSSPFFLSTGDHPGLILVTTVLTGTNYQPWKRGITMALTAKNKIAFINGSIPRPEPGIPTLNSWLRCNNMVMSWLVNLVSSEIAQSIMYFDLATDMWNDLAEHLNEGNGPRIFHLQTQLTRLQQGDCSVSTYFTKMKSLWDELKEFQPITSCTCGAMKIFLDYYNRNQVLQFLTGLNESMPRFELKSCLANQFPTCPVFLL; the protein is encoded by the coding sequence ATGGTATCAGAAGAATTTCGGCCCCAAGCTTCCGTGGCCAGGCCAACTACTCGATCTCAGGATGGCACTACACCATCGACGATCGACAATCCTGGAGCAGAGGTCAATTCCGACCCTATCCCTGCTCCTCCTCCCTCAGCTGCTCATCGACGCATTCCACCAGCACGCGTTCAACATCAGAACTCGACTCCTggttttcaagaaaattctgcCATTGTTGATGACGATTCCACTCAGGCGCCTCAATCTCGTTTGGTTGTTGATGATCCCTCCAGTCCTTTCTTCCTCAGCACAGGTGATCACCCTGGCTTGATTCTTGTAACCACGGTCCTTACTGGAACCAACTACCAACCATGGAAAAGGGGCATCACGATGGCACTCACGGCCAAGAACAAAATTGCGTTCATCAATGGATCCATTCCTCGGCCAGAACCTGGTATTCCTACACTCAATTCTTGGTTAAGATGCAATAACATGGTGATGTCTTGGTTAGTCAATTTGGTTTCCTCTGAGATTGCACAAAGTATCATGTACTTTGATTTAGCCACTGATATGTGGAACGACCTTGCTGAGCATTTGAATGAAGGCAATGGCCCTCGCATATTTCATTTACAGACCCAGCTCACTCGACTTCAGCAGGGTGACTGCTCTGTCTCCACCTATTTCACAAAAATGAAATCCCTATGGGATGAGTTGAAAGAATTTCAACCTATAACATCTTGCACTTGTGGTGCAATGAAAATTTTCTTGGATTACTACAACCGAAACCAAGTACTTCAATTCTTGACTGGTTTGAATGAATCTATGCCTCGGTTCGAGCTCAAATCTTGCTTAGCGAACCAATTCCCAACTTGTCCCGTGTTTTTGCTATGA